One genomic region from Rosa rugosa chromosome 1, drRosRugo1.1, whole genome shotgun sequence encodes:
- the LOC133727264 gene encoding uncharacterized protein LOC133727264, translated as MLLLTPASTPLLSHPANGLTFRTNTTRFQTQLKVLSMAKQTSEETSSTTIEKIAIAGGLVSNPVIGWSLYTLKTTGCGLPPGPGGSIGALEGVSYLAVLGIVGWSLYTKTKTGSGLPNGPFGLLGAVEGLSYLSLLAILVVFGIQFVQQGSIPGPLPTDQCFG; from the coding sequence ATGTTGCTTCTTACACCAGCATCCACTCCTCTATTGTCACACCCAGCAAATGGTCTCACATTTAGAACAAACACAACCAGATTTCAAACCCAACTCAAGGTCTTATCCATGGCCAAGCAAACCAGCGAAGAAACCAGCAGCACCACCATAGAGAAAATAGCCATAGCTGGCGGCTTAGTCTCCAACCCGGTGATTGGTTGGTCCCTCTACACTCTCAAGACCACCGGGTGTGGCCTGCCTCCCGGACCCGGTGGATCCATCGGTGCACTTGAAGGTGTCAGCTACCTAGCTGTGCTGGGAATAGTGGGTTGGTCTTTGTACACCAAGACCAAAACAGGCTCGGGTCTGCCCAATGGACCATTTGGGTTGCTTGGTGCTGTTGAGGGTCTGTCTTACTTGTCTTTGCTTGCCATTTTGGTCGTGTTTGGGATCCAGTTTGTTCAGCAGGGCTCCATTCCAGGACCCCTCCCAACTGATCAGTGCTttggatga